A single region of the Plantactinospora soyae genome encodes:
- a CDS encoding class I SAM-dependent methyltransferase has product MRIHEDPTAKARRVWEAMAPRYDREISLLERIWFAGGREWVCSRATGRVLEVAVGTGRNLPFYPLEVRVTGVELSPAMLEIARHRAAELGRDVDLREADAQALPFADAAFDTVVCTLSLCAIPDHARAIGEMTRVLRPGGKLLLLDHVASRWWPIRAGQRVLEAFTIRSAGEHMTRRPSPMLAEAGLWVTESQRLKAGTVERVLAIKPS; this is encoded by the coding sequence GTGAGAATCCATGAGGACCCGACCGCGAAGGCCCGTCGGGTCTGGGAGGCGATGGCGCCCCGCTACGACCGGGAGATCAGTCTCCTGGAGAGGATCTGGTTCGCCGGCGGCCGTGAGTGGGTCTGTTCCCGTGCCACCGGCCGGGTGTTGGAGGTCGCCGTCGGCACCGGCCGCAACCTGCCGTTCTACCCCTTGGAAGTGAGGGTCACCGGGGTCGAGCTCAGCCCGGCCATGCTGGAGATCGCCCGCCACCGCGCCGCCGAACTCGGCCGCGACGTCGACCTTCGCGAGGCCGACGCTCAGGCCCTACCGTTCGCCGACGCCGCCTTCGACACGGTGGTGTGCACGCTGTCGCTGTGCGCGATCCCTGACCATGCCCGTGCGATCGGCGAGATGACCCGGGTGCTGCGCCCCGGCGGGAAACTGCTCCTGCTGGACCATGTCGCCAGCCGCTGGTGGCCGATCCGGGCCGGGCAGCGGGTCCTCGAGGCGTTCACCATCCGCAGCGCTGGCGAACACATGACCCGCCGCCCGTCGCCGATGCTCGCCGAGGCGGGGCTGTGGGTGACCGAGTCGCAGCGGCTGAAGGCGGGCACCGTGGAGCGGGTGCTGGCGATCAAGCCCAGCTGA